A genomic stretch from Tribolium castaneum strain GA2 chromosome 6, icTriCast1.1, whole genome shotgun sequence includes:
- the LOC659433 gene encoding ankyrin repeat domain-containing protein 40 isoform X1: protein MSSILEEKLREAACIGDIEAVLALLSQNLDINAKNSVNGWTALHWAAKRGNSQVADILLSHGANPKIQNLKGETPGNLCTNPETLALLGEDPSQAPLDDAKFTPNYLKNAPVNGQVDIGKLRGKPDFSAMPTTALPACLNDDLVLNVRIAGSSDPDFIEVEIPRWKLTYLNLFKICCEELEVLESQVERIRKLPSTRLRKDSDVKRLDNFQSLELVLKMPLGSDKPNNCYQSISTCKNQTILY from the exons ATGAGCTCAATTCTTGAAGAAAAACTGCGTGAAGCCGCCTGTATTGGGGACATCGAGGCAGTCCTAGCCCTCCTATCGCAAAATCTCGACATAAACGCAAAAAACAGCGTCAACGGATG GACGGCCCTGCACTGGGCGGCTAAACGCGGCAATTCGCAAGTGGCCGATATTCTCCTAAGCCACGGCGCGAATCCCAAGATTCAGAACTTGAAAGGTGAAACGCCTGGTAATCTTTGTACTAATCCCGAAACGCTTGCTTTGTTAGGGGAAGACCCGAGTCAAGCCCCTCTCGACGACGCGAAATTCACTCCcaattatctcaaaaacgcGCCGGTCAACGGCCAAGTTGACATCGGGAAACTGAGGGGCAAGCCGGACTTCTCGGCCATGCCCACCACGGCGCTCCCGGCGTGTCTCAATGATG ATCTCGTGCTAAATGTGCGCATTGCGGGTTCAAGCGACCCCGATTTTATCGAAGTGGAGATTCCGCGCTGGAAGTTGACTTATCTCAACTTGTTCAAGATCTGTTGTGAGGAGTTGGAGGTGTTGGAGTCTCAAGTTGAGAGGATTCGGAAGTTGCCGAGTACGAGACTGAGGAAAGATAGTGATGTTAAGAGATTGGATAATTTCCAGAGTCTCGAGTTGGTGCTCAAGATGCCCCTGGGCAGTGATAAACCCAACAATTGCTATCAGAGTATATCAACTTGTAAgaatcaaacaattttatactAA
- the LOC659433 gene encoding ankyrin repeat domain-containing protein 40 isoform X2, whose amino-acid sequence MSSILEEKLREAACIGDIEAVLALLSQNLDINAKNSVNGWTALHWAAKRGNSQVADILLSHGANPKIQNLKGEDPSQAPLDDAKFTPNYLKNAPVNGQVDIGKLRGKPDFSAMPTTALPACLNDDLVLNVRIAGSSDPDFIEVEIPRWKLTYLNLFKICCEELEVLESQVERIRKLPSTRLRKDSDVKRLDNFQSLELVLKMPLGSDKPNNCYQSISTCKNQTILY is encoded by the exons ATGAGCTCAATTCTTGAAGAAAAACTGCGTGAAGCCGCCTGTATTGGGGACATCGAGGCAGTCCTAGCCCTCCTATCGCAAAATCTCGACATAAACGCAAAAAACAGCGTCAACGGATG GACGGCCCTGCACTGGGCGGCTAAACGCGGCAATTCGCAAGTGGCCGATATTCTCCTAAGCCACGGCGCGAATCCCAAGATTCAGAACTTGAAAG GGGAAGACCCGAGTCAAGCCCCTCTCGACGACGCGAAATTCACTCCcaattatctcaaaaacgcGCCGGTCAACGGCCAAGTTGACATCGGGAAACTGAGGGGCAAGCCGGACTTCTCGGCCATGCCCACCACGGCGCTCCCGGCGTGTCTCAATGATG ATCTCGTGCTAAATGTGCGCATTGCGGGTTCAAGCGACCCCGATTTTATCGAAGTGGAGATTCCGCGCTGGAAGTTGACTTATCTCAACTTGTTCAAGATCTGTTGTGAGGAGTTGGAGGTGTTGGAGTCTCAAGTTGAGAGGATTCGGAAGTTGCCGAGTACGAGACTGAGGAAAGATAGTGATGTTAAGAGATTGGATAATTTCCAGAGTCTCGAGTTGGTGCTCAAGATGCCCCTGGGCAGTGATAAACCCAACAATTGCTATCAGAGTATATCAACTTGTAAgaatcaaacaattttatactAA